In one Rutidosis leptorrhynchoides isolate AG116_Rl617_1_P2 chromosome 8, CSIRO_AGI_Rlap_v1, whole genome shotgun sequence genomic region, the following are encoded:
- the LOC139863061 gene encoding uncharacterized protein: MSTSVDDGEDHGEIFLDEEDIVEEINVDEEDLPDADDDADSDQETFDEADDSLHIFTGHTGEVYTVACSPTDTTLVATGAGDDKGFLWKINQGDWAFELHGHKDSVSCVAFSSDGQLVASGGFDGVIQVWDISLGNLKCTLDGPGAGIEWVKWHPRGHLVLAGSEDSTVWMWNADMNAYLNTFAGHASTITCGDFTPDGKIICTGSDDASLRIWNPRTGENIHVVNGHYYHSEGLTCLTITADSSLVLSGSKDGSVHVVNIATGKVVTSLTSHTDSVECIGLSTSAPWAATGSMDHKLIIWDLQHSLARCTCDHDEGVTCLSWLGATRFVATGCVDGKVRIWDSLSGDCVKTFTGHTDAIQSLAISSDGTHLVSVSLDATARVFEINEFR; encoded by the exons ATGAGTACTTCCGTGGACGATGGCGAAGACCACGGTGAGATATTTCTAGATGAAGAAGATATTGTCGAAGAAATTAATGTAGACGAAGAAG ATCTCCCTGATGCAGACGATGATGCGGATTCTGATCAAGAAACTTTTG ATGAAGCTGACGATTCATTGCACATATTCACTGGCCATACTG GTGAAGTATACACGGTTGCATGCAGTCCAACTGATACCACGTTGGTGGCAACCGGTGCAGGGGATGATAAAGGGTTTTTATGGAAGATTAATCAAGGAGATTGGGCTTTTGAATTACATG GTCATAAGGATTCTGTATCATGTGTGGCCTTCAGTTCAGATGGTCAATTGGTTGCATCTGGAGGTTTTGATGGGGTCATTCAAGTGTGGGACATATCTCTAGGAAACCTTAAATGTACACTTGATGGACCTGGAGCCGGCATTGag TGGGTTAAATGGCATCCGCGAGGACACCTAGTTTTAGCTGGTTCAGAGGATTCTACTGTTTGGATGTGGAATGCTGACATGAATGCGTACCTTAATACATTCGCGGGTCATGCTAGTACCATTACTTGCGGGGATTTTACACCTGACG gtaAAATAATTTGTACTGGTTCTGATGATGCAAGTTTGAGGATATGGAACCCAAGAACCGGGGAGAACATTCATGTTGTTAATG GTCATTATTATCACTCCGAAGGGCTGACATGTTTGACGATAACCGCTGACTCATCTCTTGTTCTGAGCGGCTCAAAAGACGGTTCTGTTCACGTCGTGAATATTGCAACCGGGAAG GTTGTCACTTCCTTAACTTCGCATACAGATTCAGTCGAATGTATCGGGCTCTCAACTAG CGCTCCTTGGGCAGCAACAGGAAGCATGGATCATAAACTTATCATATGGGATCTACAACACTCTTTGGCCCGTTGCACATGCGATCACGAC GAAGGCGTGACGTGTCTGTCATGGCTAGGTGCAACTCGGTTCGTGGCTACAGGTTGTGTAGATGGCAAAGTGAGGATATGGGATAGTCTTTCTGGAGACTGTGTTAAGACGTTCACAGGGCACACGGATGCCATTCAGTCTTTAGCCATCTCGTCTGATGGGACCCATCTAGTGTCTGTTTCCCTTGACGCAACTGCTCGAGTCTTTGAGATCAATGAATTCCGTTAA
- the LOC139861276 gene encoding adenosylhomocysteinase 1-like: MDLNVEKTSSGREYKVKDMSLADFGRLELELAEVEMPGLMSCRSEFGPSQPFKGARITGSLHMTIQTGVLIETLTALGAEVRWCSCNIFSTQDHAAAAIARDSAAVFAWKGETLQEYWWCTERALDWGPGGGPDLIVDDGGDATLLIHEGVKAEEEFAKSGKLPDPTSTDNAEFQIVLSIIKEGLQVDPKKYHKMKERLVGVSEETTTGVKRLYQMQANGTLLFPAINVNDSVTKSKFDNLYGCRHSLPDGLMRATDVMIAGKVAVVCGYGDVGKGCASAMKQAGARVIVTEIDPICALQATMEGLQVLTLEDVLSEADIFVTTTGNKDIIMVDHMKKMKNNAIVCNIGHFDNEIDMLGLETYPGVKRITIKPQTDRWVFPETKSGVIVLAEGRLMNLGCATGHPSFVMSCSFTNQVIAQLELWNEKGTGKYKKEVYVLPKHLDEKVALLHLGQLGAKLTKLTKDQSDYVSIPIEGPYKPAHYRY, from the exons ATGGATCTCAACGTCGAGAAAACTTCTTCCGGCCGTGAATACAAGGTCAAGGACATGTCCTTAGCCGATTTCGGTCGTCTCGAGCTCGAATTAGCCGAAGTTGAAATGCCCGGTTTGATGTCCTGCAGGTCCGAATTCGGACCCTCGCAGCCCTTCAAAGGCGCCCGAATCACCGGTTCACTTCACATGACGATCCAAACCGGTGTATTGATCGAAACATTAACCGCATTAGGAGCAGAAGTCAGATGGTGTTCCTGCAACATCTTCTCAACTCAAGATCACGCCGCAGCTGCGATCGCACGTGATTCAGCAGCTGTTTTCGCGTGGAAGGGGGAGACTCTGCAAGAGTACTGGTGGTGTACGGAACGAGCTCTTGATTGGGGTCCAGGTGGTGGACCTGATCTGATTGTGGACGACGGTGGTGATGCTACTTTGTTGATTCATGAAGGAGTGAAAGCTGAAGAGGAGTTTGCGAAATCCGGAAAGCTACCCGACCCGACTTCTACGGATAATGCTGAGTTTCAGATTGTGTTGTCTATTATTAAGGAGGGTCTTCAAGTTGATCCTAAAAAGTACCATAAAATGAAGGAGAGATTGGTTGGTGTATCTGAAGAGACTACTACTGGTGTTAAGAGGTTGTATCAGATGCAAGCTAATGGAACTTTGTTGTTCCCTGCTATTAATGTTAATGACTCTGTCACCAAGAGCAAG TTTGATAACTTGTACGGATGCCGACACTCACTCCCTGATGGTTTGATGAGAGCGACTGACGTCATGATTGCCGGAAAGGTTGCAGTTGTCTGCGGATACGGAGATGTCGGAAAGGGTTGTGCTTCCGCCATGAAACAAGCTGGGGCCCGTGTGATTGTCACTGAAATCGATCCCATCTGTGCCCTTCAGGCAACCATGGAAGGTCTCCAAGTCTTAACTTTGGAAGACGTTTTATCAGAAGCTGACATCTTTGTGACCACCACCGGTAACAAGGACATCATCATGGTTGACCACATGAAGAAAATGAAGAACAACGCAATCGTCTGCAACATTGGTCACTTTGACAATGAAATCGACATGCTCGGTCTTGAAACTTACCCTGGTGTTAAAAGGATCACGATTAAACCCCAAACGGACCGATGGGTGTTCCCGGAAACCAAGAGTGGTGTGATTGTGTTGGCTGAAGGTAGGCTTATGAACTTGGGTTGTGCGACGGGTCACCCTAGTTTTGTGATGTCGTGCTCGTTTACTAACCAAGTGATTGCGCAACTCGAGCTGTGGAATGAGAAGGGAACCGGTAAGTACAAGAAGGAGGTTTATGTGTTGCCCAAGCATCTTGATGAGAAGGTTGCTTTACTTCATCTTGGACAGCTTGGAGCTAAGTTGACTAAGTTGACCAAGGACCAGTCTGATTACGTTAGTATTCCGATTGAGGGTCCATACAAGCCTGCTCACTACAGGTACTGA
- the LOC139862775 gene encoding serine hydroxymethyltransferase 4, with protein MDPVDVWGNTPLNAADPEIFDLIEKEKRRQCRGIELIASENFTSFAVIEALGSPLTNKYSEGMPGNRYYGGNEFIDQIENMCRARALQAYRLDPSNWGVNVQPYSGSPANFAAYTALLNPHDRIMGLDLPSGGHLTHGYYTSGGKKISATSIYFESLPYKVNSTTGFIDYDKMEEKALDFRPKLIICGGSAYPRDWDYKRIREIADKCGALMLCDMAHISGLVAAQEAADPFEYCDVVTTTTHKSLRGPRAGMIFYRKGPKPPKKGQPEGAVYDFEDKINFAVFPALQGGPHNHQIGALAVALKQAMSPGFKAYAKQVRANAVALGNYLMSKDYKLVTGGTENHLVLWDLRPLGLTGNKVEKLCDLANITVNKNAVFGDSSALAPGGVRIGTPAMTSRGLVEKDFEQIGEFLHRAIQITLSIQKEFGKLLKDFNKGLVNNKDIEQLKVDVEKFSGSFDMPGFSLANMKYKD; from the exons ATGGATCCCGTCGACGTTTGGGGAAACACGCCGTTGAACGCCGCCGACCCCGAAATCTTCGACTTAATCGAAAAAGAAAAACGCCGTCAATGTCGCGGTATCGAACTCATTGCATCAGAAAATTTCACATCATTCGCCGTTATCGAAGCCTTAGGTTCCCCGTTAACCAACAAATACTCCGAAGGTATGCCCGGTAACCGTTACTACGGTGGCAACGAATTCATCGACCAAATCGAGAACATGTGCCGTGCACGTGCCTTACAAGCTTACCGTTTAGATCCATCGAATTGGGGTGTTAACGTTCAACCTTATTCAGGGTCACCCGCGAATTTTGCAGCGTACACTGCTTTGCTAAACCCACATGATAGAATAATGGGTTTGGATCTACCTTCGGGTGGGCATTTGACCCATGGGTATTATACTTCCGGGGGTAAAAAGATATCGGCAACTTCAATTTATTTTGAAAGTTTGCCGTATAAGGTGAATTCGACAACTGGGTTTATTGATTATGATAAAATGGAAGAGAAAGCTTTGGACTTTAGACCTAAATTGATCATTTGTGGTGGAAGTGCTTACCCTAGAGATTGGGATTACAAAAGAATTAGGGAAATTGCTGATAAATGTGGTGCTCTTATGCTTTGTGATATGGCTCATATCAGTGGTCTTGTTGCTGCTCAG GAAGCTGCAGATCCATTTGAGTACTGTGATGTGGTGACAACCACCACCCACAAGAGTCTAAGGGGACCAAGAGCCGGCATGATCTTTTACCGCAAGGGTCCAAAACCACCAAAGAAGGGTCAACCCGAAGGTGCAGTCTACGACTTCGAAGACAAGATTAACTTTGCTGTTTTCCCAGCTCTTCAAGGTGGTCCCCACAACCACCAAATTGGTGCACTTGCTGTTGCATTGAAACAAGCTATGTCTCCTGGTTTCAAGGCTTATGCTAAACAAGTTAGGGCCAATGCAGTTGCACTTGGTAACTACTTGATGAGCAAAGATTACAAGCTCGTCACTGGTGGAACCGAAAACCATCTTGTTTTGTGGGATCTTCGTCCTCTTGGCTTGACCG GCAACAAGGTTGAGAAGCTTTGTGATCTTGCCAACATTACTGTTAACAAGAACGCTGTGTTTGGTGACAGCAGTGCTTTGGCTCCAGGCGGTGTTCGTATTG GTACACCTGCAATGACATCAAGGGGTTTAGTTGAGAAGGACTTTGAGCAAATTGGCGAATTTCTTCACCGTGCGATTCAAATCACTTTAAGCATTCAGAAGGAATTTGGAAAATTGTTGAAGGATTTCAACAAGGGTTTGGTAAACAACAAGGATATTGAACAGCTAAAGGTTGACGTTGAGAAGTTTTCAGGCTCGTTTGATATGCCCGGATTCTCATTGGCCAACATGAAGTACAAGGATTAA